Sequence from the Egibacter rhizosphaerae genome:
CCCGCGTCGCGATCGTCGCGGCGCAGCGCGTCGGCGAAGGCCTCACCGGCGCGCTGCACACCCTCGCGCTGCGCGTCGGGCCCGACACCGTCGGCGCGCAGGATGACACGGCGGTCACCCGAGCCGGCGGTCGAGGAGGCATCGACGTCGAAGGCGCCCCGTAGCCGCCACGACGTCGCGTGGCGCTCCAGGCTCGTGGCGGCGTCGTCCACGCCGAACACCGCCAAGTCCACAGCGCACCCGGCGTCGCCGGGCTCGCAGCGCTCGCCGACCCCGTCGACGGCGAGCACGGTGGCGCCCGCGAGCGGCTCGCTGTCGAAGGGGCGGGTCGCGGCGTCCGCGTCGACGCGCAGGGCGAGGTCAAGGCGCACCTGCTGGCCATGGTGCCCGTCGAGGTGGTCCAGCAGGCGCGGCGCGCCGCCGTGGAACGGCTCGACGACCCCGGTGAGCCGCTCGCCGTCGGCACGCAGCGCCGCCTGCCCGGCGGCGGCCGCCGCCACCTGCGCGAGCACCTCGTCGTCGATCGCGGCGTCGCTGCCCAGGGCCACCACCTCGTCGGGGGCGTGCAGCCGCGCGGCCTCCAACACCGTCGGGCTCACCGGGCCGGTGCGGGGGGCCAGCATGAGGGGCCCGTCGTCGAGCGCGCCGGCGGCCAGCGCGTCGGGGAAGGTGTCGGCACGGGCCAGGTAGAGCCGCGACGCGTCTCCGTCGGCGGTGCCGGCAGCCTCGTCGGCGACGCGCGCGGCCGTGTCGAAGCGGTCGCGTCCGTCGAGGCGATCGACGGCGCGGCCCTCCGCGGCCTCGAGCAGCACTTCGCGAGACAGCGCCGAGCGCCCGCCGAGCCCGACGACCTCGGCGGGGTCGAGCGCCTCGATCGCGTCGGCGAGTCCGCCCGGCAGCGGGGCGGCGTCGCGGGCCAGCAGCACCGGGCCCGCGTCGATGACCCCGGCCGCCAGCGAGTCGGCGAACTCGTCCGCGCGCGCGAGGTACACGGTGTCGGCGCCGTCGGGGTAGGCGGCCTCGGCGATGGCCACGGCGGTGGCGAACCGGTCGTCGCCGGCCAAGCGGTCGGTGGCGCGGCCGCCTGCCGCCTCGGTCAACGTCGCCGACTCGACGGCCGCCGTGCCGCCCAAGGCGACCACGCGTGCCGGGTCGAGGCGCTCGACCTCGTCGACGACCACGTCGGGGACCGGGCCGCCACTGGGAGTCAGCAGGGTCGGTCCGTCGTCCAAGGCTCCGGCGGCGAGCGCGTCGGCGAACTCGTCGGCGCGCGCGAGGTACGCGGTGTCGGCGCCGTCGGGGTAGGCGGCCTCGGCGATGGCCACGGCGGTGGCGAACCGGTCGTCGCCGGCCAGCCGTGACGACGCGACCGTCTGGCCGCCCGCGGCCTCGGTCGGCTCCTCGGCATCGGCGACCCACGGGTCGCTGATCCCCGTGGCGGCCACCGCCACGGCCGACAGTGTCAGCACGCTCAGGACGGCTCGACGAGGGGGTCTCATAGTCTCGATCCTCACACTCGCTGCCGGCGCGGCAGCCGTCCGGTCAACCCCACGGATCGTGCGGGCGGAGGCGCGGCGGGCCATGGCGGGCTATCCGGGATCCTCCGGTGGCCCGGCCCGGCGGCACTGCCCGAGGAGGCGCTCGATGAGGCGGGCCGGCGCGCCGAGGCGTCCACCGTCACGCGCGTGCCGGGCCCGCAGCGCTTCGCCGCCGCCGAGCTCGCTGTCAATGCGATCAGTGATGGACACGATCGAACTCCGGCTGTGAACCCGTGGGCGGCCGGTCGTCGCGCGTCAGTCGCCCGGGGCTGCCTGCTCGAGAACGGTCCGGTCCAGACGCCTCATGGCCCGCACCACGTCGCCCGCCTCGTCGGGATCGGCCGTCGCCCACACGACCGCGCCCTCGCGCTCGACGCTGGCAATGGTGCCCGCTTCGTCGTCGCTGCGCTCACGCAGCGCCTCGGCGTTGGTCTCGGCGGTCCCGTCGTCGTCGTGCACGAGCACGAGGGTCGGGGTGAGCTCCGGCCCGTCCGCCACAGTCGCGTACGCCCCTGCCGCGTAGGGCTCGGGCAGGTGCTCGGCGCCGTCCAGCTCGCCCCAATCAAGGTCGATCGCCGGCGGCGCGTGGAAGACCCACGCGTAGGCGCTCCGCCCTTCCAGCGCCGCCGCGAGCGTGCGCAGGCCACTCACGTCGCTGAGCCGTCGCGCGTCGGGGCCGAGCGCGGTGGGCAGTTCCTCCGGGCCGCCGGTGGTCGGGCTCTCGCC
This genomic interval carries:
- a CDS encoding cell wall-binding repeat-containing protein, encoding MRPPRRAVLSVLTLSAVAVAATGISDPWVADAEEPTEAAGGQTVASSRLAGDDRFATAVAIAEAAYPDGADTAYLARADEFADALAAGALDDGPTLLTPSGGPVPDVVVDEVERLDPARVVALGGTAAVESATLTEAAGGRATDRLAGDDRFATAVAIAEAAYPDGADTVYLARADEFADSLAAGVIDAGPVLLARDAAPLPGGLADAIEALDPAEVVGLGGRSALSREVLLEAAEGRAVDRLDGRDRFDTAARVADEAAGTADGDASRLYLARADTFPDALAAGALDDGPLMLAPRTGPVSPTVLEAARLHAPDEVVALGSDAAIDDEVLAQVAAAAAGQAALRADGERLTGVVEPFHGGAPRLLDHLDGHHGQQVRLDLALRVDADAATRPFDSEPLAGATVLAVDGVGERCEPGDAGCAVDLAVFGVDDAATSLERHATSWRLRGAFDVDASSTAGSGDRRVILRADGVGPDAQREGVQRAGEAFADALRRDDRDAGLAAEDRRLRGSVYDRQREVADRFGGPDAYIVGPECGHWGCDMFAATHGGVIIEPRRGAPRVIGSPGEAANFVEISPDPPVPTCVTDPRGAPLLDVPGGVEMGRAGFGECSLQVVPGEDGVTLGPEGEALRSARWGVHAGVVPDEAVEPP